The proteins below come from a single Candida albicans SC5314 chromosome 7, complete sequence genomic window:
- a CDS encoding uncharacterized protein (S. cerevisiae ortholog Inp1 is a peripheral membrane protein of peroxisomes involved in peroxisomal inheritance; induced by Mnl1 under weak acid stress) — translation MANPTTHDNSIDDNTNATSQKFTSNTKRKNKRNKQRYKNKSQHFNKPTESSQKSPESSIMADDDVTDHQVQQQTTDRDNSTNLNMTTVTTTTPPPPPPPPPPQHAQEANVYKSPRKEAIMRYKQNHDNTFNQLFDIKENLKSKENDDKQSQLQQATGGNQVNSNHNNGNHNISLDLDEKVTLFKYKSSKILELVNQNNANGSLLAHGIFEIFQLHQGDVTYLSCGNNFIYPLLPKIKVFRINSNQFLLPLVNPERYWKIFINSEELNVINNLINVFQRNVQFISLHESENKNAPEPKSQFEFTDSINTKPKELESPPRNIYISNEIPDSPPSAPISPGHIQTTFHLSPQGRVASHQHRQQQGQAFPDTLSQPHLYKKESMQSLNTNIACLDINSKLLLHQPKPKKPLSSNQAYNLRHNQNQNQNYNHNHGHSQKYPAIDEKSESSMDSLLDEYEENIHKSMTIASRPQSRQPSIVSAHHKRLPATHYNRSHYNNQGNLNDDGVAQYYPTETRTQQFPQSNNGHNRSRRSSKSDLYINESGWMEPNLNSQTHNYNNNNYKKIPKSRSTYSINSATTDLYQIYKNIPLRNSEIDRRDEDSKSIKSMSRLPSARTLSIYQSDMNRRRQSAYFASTAKTNPKLNSDVKLNSQEIYRMLSSKPDKPVLKTPMNDNAVKNSGFAARLFGW, via the coding sequence ATGGCTAATCCAACAACACATGATAATTCTATCGACGACAATACAAACGCAACATCACAGAAATTTACTAGTAATACCAAACGAAAGAATAAACGCAATAAACAAAGATACAAGAACAAGAGCCAGCATTTCAACAAACCTACTGAATCTCTGCAAAAGTCACCCGAATCTTCCATAATGgcagatgatgatgttacAGACCACCAAGTACAGCAACAAACTACAGACAGAGACAATAGCACAAATCTTAATATGACAACTgtgacgacgacgacgcCGCCGCCTCCACCTCCACCTCCACCTCCACAACATGCTCAGGAAGCCAATGTGTACAAATCGCCGCGAAAGGAGGCTATTATGCGATACAAACAGAATCATGATAACACCTTTAATCAACTATTCGACATTAAAGAAAActtgaaatcaaaagaaaatgatgataaacAGTCCCAATTGCAACAGGCTACTGGTGGAAATCAAGTGAATAGCAACCACAACAATGGTAATCACAATATATCTTTGGATTTGGATGAAAAAGTTACTCTATTTAAATACAAATCGCtgaaaattttggaattggtAAACCAAAACAATGCCAATGGCTCTTTGCTAGCACATGGGATATTTGAGATTTTCCAGCTACATCAAGGCGATGTGACTTATTTGTCCTGCGGTAATAACTTTATTTACCCATTATTGCCCAAAATCAAGGTTTTCagaataaattcaaatcaattcttgCTACCATTAGTCAATCCGGAACGATACTggaaaatatttataaacagcgaagaattgaatgtaATTAACAATCTAATCAACGTTTTCCAAAGAAATGTTCAATTTATAAGTTTACATGAAtcagaaaataaaaatgctCCAGAGCCTAAGCTGCAATTTGAGTTCACAGATAGTATCAACACAAAACCAAAGGAATTGGAATCTCCTccaagaaatatttatatttctaACGAAATCCCTGATTCCCCTCCATCCGCTCCTATATCTCCAGGCCACATTCAAACTACCTTCCACCTATCGCCACAAGGGAGAGTCGCCTCCCACCAGCAtcgacaacaacaaggtCAGGCATTTCCTGATACTCTTTCACAACCACATCTTTATAAAAAAGAGTCAATGCAGTCGTTGAATACCAATATTGCCTGTCTCGATATAAACtcaaaattattgttaCACCAACCTAAACCAAAGAAGCCATTGTCGCTGAATCAAGCTTACAACCTTCGTCataaccaaaaccaaaaccaaaattacAACCATAATCACGGTCACAGCCAGAAGTACCCCGctattgatgaaaaatctGAGTCGTCGATGGATTCTTTGCTAGATGAATATGAGGAGAATATCCACAAATCAATGACTATTGCCCTGCGTCCGCAATCACGGCAGCCATCTATAGTATCGGCGCATCATAAACGATTACCGGCCACTCATTATAATCGAAGCcattataataatcaagGAAATCTTAATGATGATGGAGTAGCACAATATTATCCTACGGAAACCCGGACTCAACAATTCCCTCAAAGTAATAATGGCCATAATAGGAGCCGAAGATCTTCAAAAAGTGATTTGTATATTAATGAGAGTGGTTGGATGGAACCCAATCTCAATAGTCAAACTCACAAttataacaataacaattatAAGAAAATCCCAAAATCTCGCTCCACCTACAGTATCAATAGTGCTACAACTGACttatatcaaatttataaaaatattcCCTTGAGAAATAGTGAAATCGATAGACGTGATGAagattcaaaatcaatcaagtCGATGTCGAGGTTACCTTCAGCTAGAACTTTATCTATATACCAGTCTGATATGAATAGGCGAAGACAAAGTGCTTATTTTGCATCAACTGCAAAAACAAATCCTAAATTGAATAGTGATGTCAAGTTAAATTCGCAAGAGATCTATCGGATGTTGAGTTCAAAGCCTGATAAGCCGGTTTTGAAAACCCCCATGAATGACAATGCAGTGAAAAACAGTGGTTTTGCAGCTAGATTATTTGGCTGGTAA
- a CDS encoding putative rhomboid protease (Ortholog(s) have COPI-coated vesicle, Golgi apparatus, nuclear periphery localization), whose amino-acid sequence MINFDEFPPKYDPSLRPPALTTGLIVFTFMLCVIKSVTSYTFESLILYPRAPLDLNLNSISLYSLFHVNFFHWICNIFTLATPLAVFETRNGTIHTGVTLNLLTVIAALQYCIVGLIFYPNTGVIGLSGIAFSLMSYMAYHESKFRPIMHTFHLSNSLEIKLYTLYVPFVVAIVFMILFPSSSLPGHLFGITTGYLLSYGYIDKLYPPSKVITTIENKLSSLINFLELIVTFYKEEESLVTRGSVGYKPLFNQDIEHGAANAASHGSSAFVGETRVLGTRESTV is encoded by the coding sequence ATGATTAATTTCGACGAGTTTCCTCCAAAATATGATCCGAGCTTGAGACCTCCAGCATTGACCACGGGGTTAATTGTATTCACCTTTATGTTGTGTGTTATCAAATCAGTGACATCGTACACCTTTGaatctttgattttgtatCCTCGGGCCCCGTTAGACTTGAATTTAAATAGCATCTCGCtttattcattatttcATGTCAATTTCTTCCATTGGATCTGTAATATTTTTACATTGGCTACCCCCTTGGCCGTatttgaaacaagaaaCGGTACTATTCACACTGGGGTAactttgaatttattaacagTGATTGCTGCCTTGCAATATTGTATTGTGggattgattttttatcCTAATACCGGGGTTATTGGCTTATCAGGTATTGCCTTTCTGTTGATGAGTTATATGGCGTACCATGAATCCAAATTCAGACCAATAATGCATACCTTTCATCTAAGCAACAGTTTGGAAATCAAACTCTACACTTTATACGTACCATTCGTTGTGGCAATTGTATTTATGATTTTGTTTCCTTCCAGTTCATTACCGGGCCACTTATTTGGAATCACGACAGGTTATTTGCTAAGCTATGGCTacattgataaattatacCCACCATCTAAAGTGATTACCactattgaaaacaaattaagCTCGTTGATTAACTTTTTAGAATTGATCGTCACATTCTAtaaggaagaagaaagttTGGTAACAAGAGGAAGTGTTGGGTATAAGCCACTTTTTAATCAGGATATTGAACATGGTGCAGCTAATGCCGCATCACATGGTTCAAGTGCGTTTGTCGGTGAAACTAGAGTATTAGGAACAAGAGAGTCGACTGTATAG